From Campylobacter upsaliensis, the proteins below share one genomic window:
- a CDS encoding acyl-CoA thioesterase, protein MKDMGEPKLKIVAMPSDTNPEGNIFGGWILSQIDLAGAITARELSPERVVTISMDKVIFKEPVYVGDILSCYAKIEKVGNTSIGVKIEVVVQRVDDLGCTSCINVTSAFATYISVDKRGRKKPISKELKKIHGFLAE, encoded by the coding sequence ATGAAAGATATGGGAGAGCCAAAGCTTAAAATAGTCGCTATGCCAAGCGATACTAATCCAGAGGGCAATATTTTTGGCGGGTGGATTTTATCGCAAATCGATTTAGCCGGAGCAATTACAGCTAGAGAGCTTTCTCCTGAGCGTGTTGTAACTATTTCTATGGATAAGGTGATTTTCAAAGAGCCTGTGTATGTAGGCGATATACTTTCTTGCTATGCCAAGATAGAAAAGGTCGGTAATACTTCCATAGGCGTTAAAATCGAAGTTGTCGTGCAAAGGGTTGATGACTTAGGCTGCACCTCTTGCATTAATGTAACTTCCGCTTTTGCAACTTACATTAGTGTGGATAAAAGGGGTAGAAAAAAGCCCATAAGCAAAGAGCTTAAAAAAATTCACGGCTTTTTAGCTGAGTGA
- a CDS encoding carbon starvation CstA family protein, whose protein sequence is MNSLTTKILWLFVATLGAVCFGYLALQNGESVSAIYLVVAAVCIYMIGYRFYGRFVAYKVLELDKTRATPALTQNDGRDFVPTNKVVLFGHHFAAIAGAGPLVGPILAAQMGYLPSMLWILVGGVLAGAVHDFVVLFISTRRNGRSLGEMIKGEMGNFTGGVAMVAIFGIMLIIIAILAMVVVKALAESPWGLFTIAMTIPIAIFMGIYMRFLRPGRVGEASIIGFVLLILAIHYGSVVTADAYWKEFFTLDAPTLAIVMMIYGFVAAVLPVWFLLAPRDYLSTFLKIGVIVLMAVAIVIVAPDLQMPKANTQYFDGTGPVFAGAIFPFLFITIACGAISGFHALISSGTTPKMLENETHALAVGYGSMLMESAVAIMALICACILHPGIYFAINSSSALIGTDLAGVAATISSWGFSVSPEEIMSLTKSIGEETILSRTGGAPTFAIGVALILHELFSGVDLMAFWYHFAILFEALFILTAVDAGTRACRFMVQDILGNVYKPLGNIHSIPAGIFATALSVAGWGYFLYQGAIDPKGGIYTLWPLFGVSNQMLAGMALLLVTAILVKMGKAKYTWVTLAPATFVLIATLYGGVQKILPYEEGNKVRNAVSHVATAKIQNDKIIVLEAKLSTITDEAEKAKIQKEISVATQAKFANILNAILCMFFMITTLLVIISCAGICFGKIRIPLKESPYIKLDSKQIV, encoded by the coding sequence ATGAATTCCTTGACTACAAAAATTTTATGGCTTTTTGTAGCAACTTTGGGTGCTGTTTGTTTTGGCTACTTAGCCTTGCAAAATGGAGAAAGTGTTTCAGCGATTTATTTGGTCGTTGCGGCGGTGTGTATCTATATGATAGGATATAGATTTTATGGGCGTTTTGTGGCTTATAAGGTTTTAGAGCTTGATAAAACGCGTGCCACTCCAGCCCTTACACAAAATGACGGACGCGATTTTGTCCCTACAAATAAAGTCGTTCTTTTTGGGCACCATTTTGCAGCGATTGCTGGAGCGGGTCCTTTGGTAGGTCCTATTTTGGCGGCTCAAATGGGCTACTTGCCTTCTATGCTTTGGATTTTAGTCGGTGGTGTTTTAGCGGGTGCTGTGCATGATTTTGTCGTGCTTTTCATCTCTACAAGGCGTAATGGTCGTTCTTTGGGCGAGATGATTAAAGGTGAAATGGGAAATTTTACAGGCGGCGTAGCTATGGTGGCGATTTTTGGCATTATGCTTATTATTATTGCTATTTTGGCTATGGTTGTCGTTAAGGCTTTAGCGGAGTCTCCTTGGGGTTTATTTACCATTGCGATGACGATTCCTATTGCGATTTTTATGGGAATTTATATGAGATTTTTGCGTCCGGGTAGAGTAGGAGAGGCTTCTATTATAGGTTTTGTGCTTTTAATCCTTGCGATTCATTATGGTAGCGTTGTAACTGCTGATGCGTATTGGAAAGAATTTTTCACCCTTGACGCACCGACTTTGGCTATTGTGATGATGATTTATGGCTTTGTAGCGGCGGTTTTGCCTGTGTGGTTTTTACTCGCTCCTAGGGATTATCTTTCGACTTTTTTAAAAATCGGCGTCATAGTTTTGATGGCTGTGGCTATTGTGATAGTCGCTCCGGATTTGCAAATGCCTAAGGCAAATACGCAGTATTTTGACGGAACTGGTCCTGTTTTTGCGGGAGCTATTTTTCCTTTCTTGTTTATTACCATAGCTTGTGGGGCGATTAGTGGTTTTCACGCTTTAATTTCAAGTGGCACGACTCCTAAAATGCTTGAAAATGAAACACACGCTTTAGCGGTGGGTTATGGTTCTATGCTTATGGAAAGTGCCGTGGCTATTATGGCTTTGATTTGTGCTTGCATTTTGCATCCAGGAATTTATTTTGCTATTAATTCTTCAAGTGCTTTAATAGGCACGGATTTAGCTGGTGTTGCGGCGACTATTTCTAGCTGGGGCTTTAGTGTAAGTCCTGAAGAGATTATGAGTCTTACAAAAAGCATAGGTGAGGAAACTATACTTTCAAGAACGGGTGGTGCGCCGACTTTTGCTATCGGTGTGGCTTTGATTTTGCACGAGCTATTTAGTGGGGTGGATTTAATGGCGTTTTGGTATCACTTTGCCATTTTATTTGAAGCTTTGTTTATTTTAACGGCAGTTGATGCTGGCACTAGGGCGTGTCGTTTTATGGTGCAAGATATTTTGGGTAATGTTTATAAGCCTTTAGGAAATATACACAGCATTCCTGCGGGGATTTTTGCGACTGCTTTGAGTGTGGCTGGCTGGGGTTATTTTCTCTATCAAGGGGCGATTGACCCTAAGGGCGGAATTTACACACTTTGGCCTTTATTTGGCGTAAGCAATCAAATGTTAGCAGGTATGGCTTTACTTTTAGTAACAGCGATTTTAGTCAAAATGGGCAAGGCGAAATATACTTGGGTAACCCTAGCACCAGCGACCTTTGTTTTAATCGCCACACTTTACGGGGGCGTTCAAAAAATCCTACCTTATGAAGAGGGTAATAAGGTGCGTAATGCCGTAAGTCATGTCGCCACAGCAAAAATTCAAAATGATAAAATTATCGTTTTGGAGGCTAAATTATCCACTATAACAGACGAGGCAGAAAAAGCGAAAATTCAAAAAGAAATTTCTGTCGCCACTCAGGCTAAATTTGCTAACATCTTAAACGCTATTTTATGTATGTTCTTTATGATTACAACCTTACTTGTCATCATCTCTTGTGCTGGAATTTGCTTTGGTAAGATAAGAATTCCACTCAAAGAAAGCCCTTATATAAAGCTTGATAGTAAGCAAATTGTTTAA
- a CDS encoding MBL fold metallo-hydrolase — MQIYKQACGAYETNCYILSTQRGEFIIDPGVGALEFVKKHTKNPLAILNTHGHFDHIWDNAAVKKEFNVPLYIHKNDAFFLEDPFNQGFEKHKADVLIESEEPLELFDSIFKFHFLPGHTPGCCMIEIVGEGVMFSGDFLFYRSIGRWDFPYSDATLMKQSLEKILNYKENYKLLPGHGEHTFLKDEQEHLPTWLRYF, encoded by the coding sequence ATGCAAATTTATAAACAAGCTTGTGGGGCTTATGAGACAAATTGTTACATTTTAAGCACACAAAGAGGAGAATTTATCATTGATCCGGGAGTTGGAGCTTTGGAATTTGTGAAAAAACATACGAAAAATCCCTTAGCCATACTAAATACCCACGGACATTTTGACCACATTTGGGATAATGCGGCAGTAAAAAAAGAATTTAATGTCCCTCTTTATATCCATAAAAACGATGCCTTTTTTTTAGAAGACCCCTTCAATCAAGGCTTTGAAAAGCATAAAGCCGATGTCTTGATTGAAAGTGAAGAGCCGCTAGAGCTTTTTGATAGCATTTTTAAATTTCACTTTCTTCCCGGTCATACGCCGGGCTGTTGTATGATAGAAATTGTTGGAGAGGGCGTGATGTTTAGTGGGGATTTTTTATTTTATAGAAGTATAGGGAGGTGGGATTTCCCTTACTCTGATGCCACTTTAATGAAACAAAGTTTAGAAAAAATTTTAAATTATAAAGAAAATTATAAGCTTTTACCGGGACACGGAGAGCATACCTTTCTTAAAGATGAGCAAGAGCATTTGCCGACTTGGTTAAGGTATTTTTAA
- the kcuS gene encoding KCU-star family selenoprotein: MIVSKLFKKIKFYYEKAERFFHPLVGLSSYDKYLEHMRENHPETPPKSRGEFFKECLDKKYNQGGLNKC, translated from the coding sequence TTGATAGTAAGCAAATTGTTTAAAAAAATTAAGTTTTATTACGAAAAAGCCGAGAGGTTTTTTCACCCCTTAGTGGGGCTTTCAAGTTATGATAAGTATTTAGAACATATGAGGGAGAATCACCCAGAAACTCCGCCTAAAAGCAGAGGAGAATTTTTTAAAGAATGCCTTGATAAAAAATATAATCAAGGCGGCTTAAATAAGTGCTGA
- the dxr gene encoding 1-deoxy-D-xylulose-5-phosphate reductoisomerase, which produces MIVFGSTGSIGVNALKLAVLKNLRISALACGSNIKLLNQQIERFKPEFVCIKEAKDRHLVKHKNVFVGQEGLERILELSDDSLLLNAIVGFAGLKSTLKAHKLHKKIALANKESLVVAGEFLKGANLIPVDSEHSALNALLKERQNIKKLYICASGGAFFKLKTKDLKSVKPSDALKHPNWSMGAKITIDSATMANKLFEIIEAYHLFNIREIDAFIEPKSLLHALCEFQNGATSAYFSKPDMKLAIAEAIFDTHELEILPPLDFVKLSSLKFHKINLKKYPLFALKNALLKNPNLGVIINAANEVMVEKFLKQKCKFLDISKGVFKTLEHFGEPKITKLEEIFEYDRKVREYCENFSFIV; this is translated from the coding sequence ATGATAGTTTTTGGAAGCACGGGAAGTATAGGAGTCAATGCCCTTAAACTTGCTGTTTTGAAAAATCTACGCATTAGTGCTTTAGCGTGTGGTAGCAATATTAAGCTTTTAAATCAACAAATCGAGCGTTTTAAGCCTGAATTTGTTTGCATAAAAGAGGCAAAAGATAGGCATTTAGTTAAACATAAAAATGTTTTTGTGGGTCAAGAGGGACTTGAGAGAATTTTAGAACTTAGTGATGATTCACTCTTGCTTAATGCTATTGTCGGTTTTGCAGGGCTTAAAAGCACACTAAAAGCTCATAAACTTCATAAAAAAATCGCCCTAGCAAATAAAGAAAGTTTAGTTGTGGCTGGGGAATTTTTAAAGGGAGCAAATCTTATCCCTGTGGATAGCGAACATTCCGCTTTAAATGCTTTGCTTAAAGAGAGGCAAAATATTAAAAAGCTTTATATTTGTGCAAGTGGAGGGGCATTTTTTAAATTAAAAACAAAGGATTTAAAAAGCGTCAAGCCAAGTGATGCTCTAAAGCACCCTAACTGGTCTATGGGTGCTAAAATTACCATAGATAGTGCTACTATGGCAAATAAGCTTTTTGAAATTATCGAGGCTTATCATCTTTTTAACATTAGGGAAATTGACGCTTTTATCGAGCCTAAATCTTTACTTCACGCTCTTTGTGAATTTCAAAATGGTGCTACAAGTGCCTATTTTTCTAAGCCTGATATGAAATTAGCGATTGCGGAGGCTATTTTTGACACGCACGAGCTTGAAATTTTACCTCCGCTTGATTTTGTTAAACTTTCTAGTTTAAAATTTCATAAAATTAATCTTAAAAAATATCCACTTTTTGCTCTTAAAAATGCCCTTTTGAAAAATCCAAATTTAGGGGTCATCATCAATGCGGCAAATGAAGTAATGGTTGAGAAATTTTTAAAACAAAAATGTAAATTTTTAGACATTTCAAAGGGTGTTTTTAAGACTTTGGAGCATTTTGGAGAGCCTAAAATAACGAAGCTTGAAGAAATTTTTGAATATGATAGAAAGGTAAGGGAATATTGTGAAAATTTTAGCTTTATTGTTTAG
- a CDS encoding prepilin-type N-terminal cleavage/methylation domain-containing protein has protein sequence MKKAFTILELVFVIIILGILAAIALPKLSSSKDEAEISKALNNLRTFINDVSIYALKNDKLANTKLLSNVSGVEEVDLSRNLSDVAFKVGEDERCVEFVFVQGASFVLMGLSTNDNVKNAIKAVANGADESVLGNADFTSPSQNKACVALSKSENFKALANKTYLLLGTR, from the coding sequence GTGAAAAAGGCTTTTACGATTTTAGAACTTGTTTTTGTGATTATAATACTTGGAATTTTAGCAGCTATTGCCCTGCCAAAACTTAGCTCTAGCAAAGATGAAGCGGAAATTAGCAAGGCTTTAAATAATCTTAGAACTTTTATCAATGATGTAAGTATTTATGCTCTTAAAAATGACAAACTTGCAAATACTAAACTTCTTAGCAATGTTAGTGGCGTGGAGGAGGTGGATTTGTCTAGAAATTTGAGTGATGTGGCGTTTAAGGTGGGTGAGGATGAAAGGTGCGTGGAATTTGTCTTCGTGCAAGGAGCTAGTTTTGTTTTAATGGGGCTTTCGACTAATGATAATGTTAAAAATGCCATTAAAGCGGTAGCAAATGGAGCCGATGAGAGCGTTTTGGGTAATGCTGATTTTACAAGCCCCTCTCAAAATAAAGCTTGTGTGGCTTTAAGCAAAAGTGAAAATTTTAAGGCTTTGGCAAATAAAACTTATTTATTACTAGGCACGAGATGA
- the tsaD gene encoding tRNA (adenosine(37)-N6)-threonylcarbamoyltransferase complex transferase subunit TsaD, translating to MKNCILAIESSCDDSSIAIINKDNFNCLFHKKISQENAHANYGGVVPELAARLHSEALPKILEQCQNYFKKLCAIAVTNEPGLSVSLVGGIAMAKSLALTLDLPLIAVNHLKGHIYSLFLKQKEEYDMGILLVSGGHSMVLKVDEKGFLEILAKSNDDSFGESFDKVAKMMNLGYPGGLIIENLAKKAKIKKLHFSVPMLRSKELNFSFSGLKNQTRLELTKHQHLDEGIKSEIAYAFEEAACLHIIDKCRKIFTKHRFKKFGVVGGASANLNLRGRLQKLCEEFECELKLAPFEFCADNALMIARAAISAYERGEFVNINEDILSPKNTNLTRL from the coding sequence ATGAAAAATTGCATTTTAGCGATAGAAAGCTCATGCGATGATAGCTCCATAGCTATCATTAATAAGGATAATTTTAATTGCCTTTTTCATAAAAAAATTTCACAAGAGAACGCACACGCAAATTATGGCGGAGTCGTGCCTGAACTTGCTGCTAGACTTCATAGCGAGGCTTTGCCTAAAATTTTGGAGCAGTGTCAAAACTATTTTAAAAAGCTTTGTGCCATAGCCGTTACAAATGAGCCCGGTCTTAGCGTGAGTTTGGTAGGAGGTATAGCTATGGCTAAAAGCTTGGCTTTAACGCTTGATTTACCACTCATCGCCGTCAATCATCTCAAGGGGCATATTTACTCTCTTTTTTTGAAGCAAAAAGAAGAGTATGATATGGGAATTTTGTTAGTTAGTGGTGGGCATAGTATGGTTTTAAAAGTCGATGAAAAAGGTTTTTTAGAAATCTTAGCAAAAAGTAATGATGATAGCTTTGGCGAGAGTTTTGACAAGGTGGCTAAGATGATGAATCTAGGCTATCCAGGAGGACTTATCATAGAAAATTTAGCAAAAAAAGCAAAGATAAAAAAGCTCCATTTCTCTGTGCCTATGCTTCGCTCAAAAGAGCTTAACTTTTCTTTTTCAGGGCTTAAAAATCAAACAAGACTTGAGCTTACAAAACACCAACATTTAGATGAGGGCATTAAAAGCGAGATAGCTTATGCCTTTGAGGAAGCGGCTTGTTTGCACATTATTGATAAGTGTCGTAAAATTTTTACCAAACATCGTTTTAAAAAATTTGGAGTTGTGGGAGGGGCTAGTGCAAATTTGAATTTAAGGGGGCGTTTGCAAAAGCTTTGCGAGGAATTTGAGTGCGAATTAAAACTTGCTCCGTTTGAATTTTGTGCGGATAATGCTTTAATGATAGCAAGAGCGGCGATAAGTGCCTATGAAAGAGGCGAATTTGTAAATATAAATGAGGATATTTTAAGCCCTAAAAACACAAATTTGACGAGACTTTAG
- a CDS encoding DUF2920 family protein, whose product MIVFKSIEIDSTDDIELNIKRKSKLEFKLSYDDEKEIEAILVLIQGTGDDANNSFLKIIMQSLAKKYNAAIISPNYFGIHNRPQTGAKPYFDELDKKIMYELCESLNIALDEEIFSSNPPEKILEKLNIHIAYKKSKGDLKQDYAAIIHCSLDPLNGEYQNWGIMPAMDIINAILHLKKNPPFKTGGGSLRVVVSGGSYGGYLALMCAKIAPWLIDGVIDNSGSGLFSWRMIGFGKELDFKTYCGCGARIGDVHFLLSDKTFWTLDAHSLYFFSQSRSDIRYILNPTHLETLAKFNHIIFVSYHSKNDTFLAPYTEKVELFELLKKLKFDAHLHLIQDESEVDGKFVKNLEHGLGIPFKALINKEFPPLLEKIKKQKKKPCKKSISYTCYDLIYHFSEKNHKMKLEIEHYDR is encoded by the coding sequence ATGATAGTTTTTAAAAGCATTGAAATAGACTCTACTGATGATATAGAGCTTAATATCAAAAGAAAATCTAAGCTGGAATTTAAGCTAAGTTATGATGATGAAAAGGAGATTGAGGCGATTTTAGTGCTGATACAAGGCACGGGAGATGATGCAAATAATTCTTTCTTAAAGATTATTATGCAAAGCCTAGCTAAAAAGTATAATGCTGCTATCATTAGTCCAAATTATTTTGGGATTCATAACCGCCCTCAAACAGGTGCAAAGCCCTATTTTGACGAGCTTGATAAAAAGATTATGTATGAGCTTTGTGAAAGTCTTAATATCGCTTTAGATGAGGAAATTTTTAGCTCAAATCCCCCTGAAAAAATTTTAGAAAAGCTTAATATCCACATAGCCTATAAAAAGTCAAAAGGTGATTTAAAGCAAGATTATGCGGCGATTATACATTGTAGTTTAGACCCTTTAAATGGTGAGTATCAAAACTGGGGCATTATGCCTGCTATGGATATTATTAATGCTATTTTACATCTTAAGAAAAATCCGCCCTTTAAGACAGGGGGGGGGAGTTTGCGTGTCGTGGTATCTGGGGGTTCTTATGGGGGCTATTTGGCGTTAATGTGTGCTAAAATCGCTCCTTGGCTCATTGATGGAGTGATTGATAATTCAGGCTCTGGGCTATTTTCGTGGAGAATGATAGGCTTTGGCAAGGAGCTTGATTTTAAAACATATTGTGGTTGCGGTGCTAGGATAGGCGATGTGCATTTTTTATTGAGCGATAAGACTTTTTGGACTCTTGATGCGCATTCTCTTTATTTTTTCTCACAATCAAGAAGCGATATAAGATATATCCTTAATCCTACGCACTTAGAAACTTTGGCTAAATTTAATCATATTATCTTTGTAAGCTATCATTCTAAAAATGATACTTTTTTAGCCCCTTATACTGAAAAAGTCGAGCTTTTTGAGCTTTTAAAAAAGCTTAAATTTGACGCACATTTGCATTTGATACAAGATGAAAGTGAGGTTGATGGTAAATTTGTTAAAAATTTAGAACACGGATTAGGAATTCCTTTTAAAGCCTTGATTAATAAAGAATTCCCGCCGCTTTTAGAAAAAATCAAAAAGCAAAAGAAAAAGCCTTGCAAAAAAAGTATTAGCTATACTTGCTATGATTTAATTTATCATTTTAGCGAGAAAAATCACAAAATGAAACTAGAAATTGAGCATTATGATAGATAA
- a CDS encoding DUF2920 family protein, producing the protein MIDKSFFIDSCDDVELGIKRNSKLEYRISYDESKPIRAIFVIVGGFGSSVDTRMLDFTRRQFASRFGILAMNVFYHGFCCRVSNEEAYSAEYSIEKEDVENIKKTLAKLNLPYHSNLPHNAYYFLLEDMMKKQKEAGIYAQNALLKGLSYTILPPNEEYQNYLLMPALDHINALKHLFKTLGGGGGNLPIIYAGGCYGSQIAYLIAKIAPHYTQGVIDVACAVLPREQMFMRTAEGEFYFYTEHLEISCHTKSFWTKNNFTKAAFDIRNLLNYKHLEIQKAYDKNCIFVSYHSNKDEFKTAKDKEKLYQTYANLGFDATLHLIKNESEIDGKLIRNLSHAGISNERVLKKELPLILDKLEGKSFQREPRILSYPSDEAVYHFEDIGDKYELKIIPS; encoded by the coding sequence ATGATAGATAAAAGTTTTTTTATTGATTCTTGTGATGATGTGGAGCTTGGCATTAAAAGAAACTCAAAGCTAGAATACCGCATTAGCTACGATGAGAGTAAGCCTATAAGGGCGATTTTTGTGATAGTAGGAGGCTTTGGCTCTAGTGTGGATACTAGGATGCTTGATTTTACAAGGCGTCAATTTGCCTCGCGTTTTGGCATTTTGGCGATGAATGTTTTTTATCACGGCTTTTGTTGTCGTGTTTCAAATGAAGAGGCTTATAGTGCTGAGTATAGCATAGAAAAAGAAGATGTTGAAAATATCAAAAAAACACTTGCAAAATTAAATTTACCCTATCACTCAAATTTGCCACATAATGCTTATTATTTTTTGCTTGAAGATATGATGAAAAAGCAAAAAGAGGCTGGAATTTACGCGCAAAATGCTCTTTTAAAAGGACTTAGCTATACCATTTTACCGCCAAATGAGGAATATCAAAATTATCTTTTAATGCCAGCACTTGACCATATTAACGCCCTTAAGCATTTATTTAAAACTCTCGGGGGGGGGGGGGGTAACTTACCTATCATTTATGCGGGTGGGTGTTATGGCTCACAAATCGCTTATTTAATCGCTAAAATCGCTCCGCACTATACGCAGGGTGTGATTGATGTCGCTTGTGCTGTTTTACCAAGAGAGCAAATGTTTATGCGAACGGCGGAGGGGGAATTTTATTTTTACACCGAGCATTTAGAAATTTCTTGTCATACAAAAAGTTTTTGGACGAAGAATAATTTTACAAAAGCAGCCTTTGATATAAGAAATCTTTTAAATTATAAACATCTAGAAATTCAAAAAGCTTATGATAAAAATTGCATTTTTGTGAGCTATCACTCTAACAAAGATGAATTTAAAACAGCAAAAGATAAGGAGAAATTATATCAAACTTACGCAAATTTGGGTTTTGATGCGACCTTGCATTTAATCAAAAATGAAAGTGAGATTGATGGAAAGCTTATAAGAAATTTAAGCCACGCAGGAATTTCAAATGAAAGGGTGCTTAAAAAAGAATTGCCACTCATTTTAGACAAGCTTGAGGGAAAAAGCTTTCAAAGAGAGCCGAGAATTTTAAGCTATCCAAGCGATGAAGCGGTGTATCATTTTGAGGATATAGGAGACAAATACGAGCTTAAAATCATTCCTTCTTAA
- the ciaB gene encoding invasion protein CiaB gives MNDFKEIAKLAKKRRDKINGFYHFLESEEKNEFLEGLLKSSGLEYEKSALLAILRRLVDLKEENLVKELEKRGVKEEKITKIKHALYEEVRKFYEREHKEFIEEVKEKRLLNDFYQALVEGVHSVGLVINDFEIVWTKEIIEKNNKMLKSSFANLEDALEFLRKNKLYQVDNFGEICERSYGVIVKIGSLWRFVPYARFFENEILRLEFAFESMIEKLRVFAQNEEEFAYIEYFEKLKNAFCEKEDERVIAAWQEAEFAWMRVKSPLQVGHPLEYYEDQYTHAVALEWDIRLSDASEFNGQEFAQNIKKTFLRIYENIGIEDENLRKEVCENIDKTQLYICLPMIYYGAELKGLFSAQVVPNDEFVSSKAGKKIFAFLNFVYENSKTKPFMKMASEIFDKEFLTYGRDVLFYNEKLWKRIYEISTIGHEYGHIFFIAKDSEKLMNQSGFFKNIEEYKATCGGLVNFFYHEEEELKMPVFHELIKRAVGLIAWQKVEEVKAYYTEGLIHLCLLFQSGVLEFKQENLKIDFSTQAYEAFKKLCLQTYHALAKHYALRLDAKEFLDIFCVLENEVFLPKHNECREFVKFYYALYEKIGNELDESGEFERYTRKNDKKMKIKA, from the coding sequence ATGAATGATTTTAAAGAAATCGCAAAACTTGCCAAAAAGCGTAGAGATAAAATCAATGGATTTTATCATTTTTTAGAAAGCGAAGAAAAAAACGAATTTTTGGAGGGACTTTTAAAAAGTAGCGGTTTAGAATATGAAAAAAGTGCCTTGCTAGCTATTTTGCGGCGTTTGGTTGATTTAAAAGAAGAAAATTTGGTAAAAGAATTGGAAAAAAGAGGAGTCAAAGAAGAGAAAATTACAAAGATTAAGCACGCTCTTTATGAAGAGGTGAGAAAATTTTATGAGCGAGAACATAAAGAATTCATAGAAGAAGTAAAGGAAAAAAGGCTTTTAAATGATTTTTATCAAGCCTTAGTTGAAGGCGTTCATAGTGTGGGACTTGTGATAAATGACTTTGAAATTGTTTGGACTAAAGAAATTATAGAAAAAAATAATAAAATGCTAAAATCAAGTTTCGCAAATTTAGAAGATGCGCTTGAATTTTTGCGTAAAAATAAACTTTATCAAGTGGATAATTTTGGTGAAATTTGCGAAAGAAGTTATGGGGTTATTGTTAAAATAGGCTCTTTGTGGCGTTTTGTTCCTTATGCTAGATTTTTTGAAAATGAAATTTTACGCTTAGAATTTGCTTTTGAAAGTATGATTGAAAAATTGCGAGTTTTCGCACAAAATGAAGAAGAATTTGCCTATATAGAGTATTTTGAAAAGCTTAAAAATGCCTTTTGCGAGAAGGAAGATGAGAGAGTTATCGCCGCGTGGCAGGAGGCTGAATTTGCTTGGATGAGGGTTAAATCGCCTTTGCAAGTAGGACATCCGCTTGAGTATTACGAGGATCAATACACGCACGCAGTGGCGTTAGAGTGGGATATTAGACTAAGTGATGCTAGCGAATTCAATGGACAAGAATTTGCACAAAATATTAAGAAAACTTTTTTAAGAATATATGAAAATATTGGCATTGAGGATGAAAATTTAAGAAAAGAAGTGTGCGAAAATATAGACAAAACTCAGCTTTATATTTGTCTGCCGATGATTTATTATGGAGCGGAGTTAAAGGGGCTTTTTTCAGCACAAGTTGTGCCAAACGATGAATTTGTCAGCTCAAAAGCAGGTAAAAAAATCTTTGCTTTTTTAAATTTTGTGTATGAAAATAGCAAAACAAAGCCCTTTATGAAAATGGCAAGTGAAATTTTCGATAAGGAATTTTTAACTTATGGGCGTGATGTTTTATTTTATAATGAAAAGCTTTGGAAAAGAATTTATGAAATTTCAACCATAGGACACGAATACGGACATATCTTTTTTATCGCAAAAGATAGTGAAAAATTGATGAATCAAAGTGGATTTTTCAAAAATATCGAGGAATACAAGGCTACTTGTGGTGGGCTTGTGAATTTTTTCTACCATGAGGAAGAAGAGCTTAAAATGCCCGTTTTTCACGAACTCATTAAAAGAGCTGTGGGACTTATAGCGTGGCAAAAGGTTGAAGAAGTTAAGGCTTATTATACGGAGGGATTGATTCATCTTTGTTTATTGTTTCAAAGCGGAGTTTTGGAATTTAAGCAAGAAAATTTAAAGATAGACTTTAGCACTCAAGCTTACGAAGCATTTAAAAAGCTTTGTTTGCAAACTTACCATGCTTTAGCCAAGCATTATGCACTTAGACTTGATGCTAAAGAATTTTTAGATATTTTTTGTGTTTTAGAAAATGAAGTTTTTTTACCTAAGCATAATGAGTGTAGGGAATTTGTGAAATTTTATTATGCTCTTTATGAAAAAATCGGCAATGAGCTTGATGAAAGTGGAGAATTTGAACGCTACACTAGGAAAAATGATAAAAAAATGAAGATAAAAGCCTAA